The Mustelus asterias chromosome 23, sMusAst1.hap1.1, whole genome shotgun sequence genome window below encodes:
- the rasd1 gene encoding dexamethasone-induced Ras-related protein 1 gives MMKMSPCETELNIPAKNCYRMVILGSSKVGKSAIVSRFLSGKFEDQYTPTIEDFHRKFYSIRGDVYQLDILDTSGNHPFPAMRRLSILTGDVFILVFSLDNQHSFEEVQRLKQQIVETKSCLKNKTKENIDVPIVICGNKSDRDFYREVPREKIQRLLEGDSKCAYFEISAKRNSNVDEMFQTLFTMAKLPSEMSPDLHRKVSVQYCDILHRKTFRSRKIKDEDAYGIVAPFARRPSVHSDLMYIKEKAIGGGQARDKDRCVIS, from the exons ATGATGAAGATGTCACCCTGCGAGACTGAGCTCAACATCCCCGCTAAGAACTGCTACCGGATGGTCATCCTCGGTTCCTCCAAGGTGGGCAAAAGCGCCATCGTGTCCCGCTTCCTCAGCGGCAAGTTCGAAGATCAGTACACGCCGACCATCGAGGACTTTCACCGCAAGTTCTACAGCATCCGCGGCGATGTCTACCAGCTGGACATCCTCGACACGTCCGGGAACCATCCCTTCCCGGCCATGCGGCGCCTCTCCATCCTCACAG GTGACGTCTTCATCCTTGTCTTCAGTCTGGACAACCAGCACTCCTTCGAGGAGGTGCAGCGGCTCAAGCAGCAGATCGTGGAGACCAAGTCCTGCCTAAAGAATAAAACCAAGGAGAACATTGATGTCCCCATTGTCATCTGCGGCAACAAGAGCGACCGGGACTTTTACCGGGAGGTGCCCAGGGAGAAGATCCAGCGGCTGCTGGAGGGCGACTCCAAGTGCGCTTACTTCGAGATCTCGGCCAAACGGAACAGCAACGTGGACGAGATGTTCCAGACCCTGTTCACCATGGCCAAGCTGCCAAGCGAGATGAGCCCAGACCTCCACAGGAAGGTGTCGGTGCAGTACTGTGACATCCTGCACCGGAAAACCTTCCGAAGCAGAAAAATCAAAGATGAGGATGCCTATGGCATCGTGGCGCCCTTCGCCCGGAGACCCAGTGTGCACAGTGACCTGATGTACATCAAAGAGAAGGCCATCGGTGGGGGTCAGGCCAGGGACAAGGACCGGTGTGTGATCAGTTAA